The nucleotide window TTCAGGTCGAAGTCGCCGCCCTTCTTGACCTTGTCGGCGAGCTTTTGTGCGGCCTGCACGTCCACACCGCGCTGCGCTTCCTCGACGAGCGCGAGAATGTCGCCCATGCCGAGAATCCGGTTCGCCATGCGATCCGGGTAGAAGACTTCGAGGCCGTCGAGCTTTTCGCCCACGCCAACGAACTTGATCGGCTTGCCCGTGATGTGGCGCACCGACAGCGCGGCGCCGCCGCGCGAGTCGCCGTCGAGCTTGGTGAGCACCACGCCGGTGAGCGGCAGCGCGTCGTTGAACGCGCGCGCGGTGTTCACGGCGTCCTGACCCAGCATGGCGTCCACGACGAAGAGCGTCTCGATCGGCTTGAGTTCGGCGTGCAGGGCGCTGATCTCCTGCATCATCGCTTCGTCGATACCCAGACGACCGGCCGTATCCACGAGCAGCACGTCATGATGGTGACGACGCGCCCAGTCCACGGCTGCACGGGCGATGTCGACCGGCTTCTGGTCGGGTTGCGACGGGAAGAAGTCGGCGTCGACCTGCTGCGTGACCGTCTCGAGCTGGGCGATGGCGGCGGGGCGGTAGACGTCGGTGGAGACCGTCAGCACCTTTTTCTTCTGGCCGCGCAGCAGCTTGGCGAGCTTGCCGACGGTGGTGGTCTTGCCGGCGCCCTGCAGACCGGCCATCAGAATGATGGCGGGCGGGGTTGTGGCGAGATTGAGCTCGGCGGCACGACCTTCGTAGTCGCCGCCCATGAGCGCGGTCAGCTCGCGCTGCACCACGCCGACGAGCGCCTGGCCCGGCGAGAGGCTGGAGAGGACTTCCTCCCCCAGGGCCTTTTCCTTGACCTTGGCGATGAAATCGCGGACCACCGGCAGGGCGACGTCGGCCTCGAGCAGGGCGAGACGCACTTCGCGCAGCATTTCCTGCGTGTTGGCCTCGGTCAGGCGGGCTTCGCCGCGCAACGTCTTGACGACCTTGGCGAGGCGCGTAGTGAGATTGTCGAGCATGAAACGTATCCAGTAAAACCTGCAAGTGGCCCGGTTCGGCCCCGCCCGCGGACCGCGACCGGCTGCCGGCGGGCGGAAGCGGGGAAGTCGGCGGGGACGGCAGCGCGCCCGTCATGGGCTGGTGTAAACTTCAAACATGACTATTTTACTGTATGCGCTGACCGCCATCCTCTACGCCGGGTTGGCGGTTTGTTCGTGGCAAGGGTATCGACGCGACGCCGCGCTCGCACTCGCGGGCGGGGAGGTCGCGCCTGCGCCGGTCACGGGCACCGCGTCGCGCTGGCCGATGCAGCTCTCGCTGTTCGCCGTGCTCGTGTTGCACGGGGTGCTGCTGCATCAGACGATCTTCCGCGCCGACAGCATGCACTTCGGTTTTGCGTACATGCTCTCGGCGATGTTGTGGCTGTCGGTCGGGATCTACTGGATCGAGAGTTTCTTCTTTCCGCTCGACAGCCTGCGTCTGATGGTCACACCCGTGGCGGCCGTGGCGTGCCTGTTACCGATGATTTTTCCGGATGTGCGCATTCTGGGCTTCGCGGCCGAACCGATTTTCAAGGCGCATTTCATCATCGCGAACATGGCCTACGGACTGTTCGCGCTGGCGGCACTGCACGCATTGCTGATGATCTACGCCGAGCGGCAACTTCACCCGTCGCGCAGCGGCGAGGCAACCGGATGGCTCTCGCGCTGGCTCGAGACACTGCCGCCGCTGCTCACGATGGAAAAACTGCTGTTCCGGCTCATCGGTGCCGGGTTCGTGTTGCTGACCCTGACGCTGGTCTCCGGAGTGATGTTCTCCGAGGCGCTGTTCGGGCGCGCGGTGCGTATCGACCACAAAACCGTGTTCGCGGTGGTGTCGTGGCTGATGTTCGGCGCGGTGCTGCTGGGCCGGCACTTTTACGGGTGGCGCGGCAAGGTCGCGCTGCGTTGGGTTCTGGCGTCGTTCGTGGCGCTGCTGCTGGCGTATGTCGGCTCTCGCTTCGTGCTTGAGGTGGTGCTGCATCGCATGACGGAGACTTGAGGCGCGATGCGCAATATCCTGCTGTTACTGCTTTTGTTGATTGCGGGCACCTGGTGGATGCGAAACAACGAGCGCAAGCGCAATGCACGGGATGCGCGCATGCGGGCGTCGTCACCCAACGGCGCCGGCGCGCCGCCGCGTCAGTCGTTGCCGCCTGCCGAGCGCATGGTGCGTTGCAGCGAGTGCGACACCTATCTTCCCGAGAGTGATGCCGTCTCCGGCGCCGACGGCAAGCATTTTTGCAGCGGCGCGCATCGCGACGCGTACCTCGCGCGCGAACACCGCGTCTGAAAGCCGCCGCGCGGCCAGAGCGCGCGGCGAGCGTCCCGATGTCTCCCGGGGTTCGCGACAACCTTCATCCAGATTTCGTCACTTTCTCGCGGTCGTCCCGCAGGGGCGGCTTGCGCATGCCTGTCGCATGCACTAAAACACAGTTACCGGCCCCGTCTACAAGAACGACAACAAGGGGGCGACGACAGGAGGGCGCGACATGCTAATGCGCAGACGGATGTATTTCCTTCTCCCGGATCTGGCCAGTGCGCAGCGCACGATGAGCGACTTGCTACTCGCACGGATCGAGGAGCGTCACATCCACTTCATGGCACGTGACGAAATGGACCTGGAGGGACTGCACGAGGCCAACCTGCTGCAGACGTCCGATATCGTGCACGGCGCCGAAGCCGGGCTCGTGATCGGCGGTTTCTGCGGTCTGGCGGTCGGTGCGGTCGCGGCGTTTTTCCCCATCGTGGGCACACGTCCCCAGTGGGAATTGATGATCGTGACGGCGCCGCTTGGCGCGCTCTTCGGCGCGTGGGTGTCGAGCATGATCGGTGTCTCGGTGCCGAACTCGCGGCTCAAGACGTTCCGCGAACCGCTCGAGCGCGGCATGATCCTGCTCATGGTGGATGTGCGAGACAGCCGCGTCGACGAGATTCGCGACATGCTCAAGGCGCATCACCCGGAAGCGCACATGGAAGGGGTCGAGGCGGCGATTCCGGCATTCCCCTGATCGGTTTACAGTTTGAGACAAGCGAGGCAAGCGCATCGACAGTGAACGGCGTCACGCAGCGCACGAGTGTTACCGGCCGGCAACGGCCCAGGGCGCCGCACCTGTGAGCGGCGCGGGATGGTGCGCGTGTCGTACGACACGAGAGCAACGCCATCCCCGGGCGTGGTCACGCCCATGGAAGCCTCTCGGCCAGGTCGGGCGAGGGGCTTCTGCTTTGCCGGACGTTGCAGGCTGGCGGGGAAGTGCGCCTGCCGCCCCAGCGCTGGACGCGGCCGTCGGTCGCGACGAGCGCCGCTGCGCGAGGACAGCGCCGCAAGCGCCCGCACGCGGCACGACGCGCCGGATGATCCCGGATGTCGGGGAAAGCGGTGAACGCGGTGAACGCCGGCCCGGGTTCGTCCGGGCCGTGAGCCGACGGCGTCACGTCAAGTGGGCTACAATGGCGCCCCTCGCTCTACGGGAGTTCGTGGTGCCCGTCATGCTCCAGTCATCTGCGTCCCCTAACTTTTTGCCCCGGTCGCGTGCGCACGCCGCGCGTCGCCTCCCGCTTGCGCGAGGTGCCGTATGAACGCGCCGCGCGACCTGCCCGTGCTCACGCTCGACGCCGGCGGCTGGGTCGTCGAGGCCGAGCGTCTGCCGTCGCCCAACTTCGACACGCGGCCGCCCGGAATGCTGACGGACCTGCTCGTGGTGCACAACATCTCGTTGCCGCCGGGGCAATTCGGGGGTGGCGAGATCGCGGCGTTCTTTCAGAACCGGCTCGATCACGATGCCCATCCGTTCTTCGACGAGATTCGCGGTGTGCACGTCTCGTCGCATTTCCTCGTGAGGCGCGATGGTGCGTTGCAGCAGTTCGTGTCGTGCAATGCGCGGGCCTGGCATGCCGGTGCGTCGGCGTTCGAAGGACGCACGCGCTGTAACGATTTCTCGATCGGGGTGGAGCTCGAGGGCACCGACGACCTGCCGTTCACCGAGGCGCAGTATGTAACGCTGGCGGCGCTCACGCGCGTCTTGCGTGAGCATTATCCGATTCAAGCCGTGGCCGGACACGCCGATATCGCACCGGGGCGCAAGACGGACCCGGGGCCGCACTTCGAGTGGCGGCGATTGCGCGAAATGGCGGACCTGGCGCCGGAAGCGTTGCCGTTTCAGGCAACGGATTAACCCGATGACGCGGTAGGTTTTGCTTGACAGGGCGATGCCACGGGCCTTCCCGGGGATCAAATTTTCAGGTTTGCGGAGTGCGTCATCTCCACTATACTTAGTGCCAATTCCGGTGCTGACCACTATATGTAGTGGTTGATGTGAAGTCCGGCACCGGATGCAGTAACCATCAATACCGTGCTTGTCCCGCGGCGTTTTGTGGGGCGGCGCAGCAGCAAAGCCGTGCAGCGGACACCTCGAACCCTTGGCCGTCCGTCGGTCGTGCGGTGTTCAGCACTTCGCTCCATCGGCGCCCCCAGGGCGTATTTTTGCCGGTCGTGAAACTGGTAGAGACGCGCTAACAGCACCATCTCATTGGAACGGGAGTTTTTACATGCAGACTAACGAAAACCTCACCCGCCCGAACCCGACGCCCGCCGCGACGACCGGCACCGGCCCGGGTGCGTCGGCGCCCCAGACGACGGGTGCCTTCGAGCCGGCGACCAACGCCGACTTCAAAGTGATTCGACGCAACGGCGCGGTGGTGGGTTTCGAGCCGTCGAAGATCGCGATCGCCGTGACCAAGGCGTTCCTCGCCGTGAACGGCGGTCAGGGCGCGGCGTCGGCACGTGTTCGCGAGCTCGTGGAGCAACTGACGCAGAACGTCGTGCGCGCGCTGATGCGCAGCCGCCCGAACGGCGGCACGTTCCACATCGAAGACATTCAGGATCAGGTCGAACTCGCGCTCATGCGTGAAGGCGAGCACAACGTGGCCCGCGCCTACGTGCTGTATCGCGAGAAGCGCGCGCAGGAGCGTGCTCACGCGGTCGAGGCTGCGCCCGAAGCCGCCGCGCCCGACATGCCGGTGCTGCATGTCACCGACAATGGCGTGTCGCGCCCGCTCGACATGGCCGCGCTGCGTGGCGTGGTGCAGGCCGCCTGCGAGAACCTCGGCAATGAAGTCGACGCCGAGCCGATCCTGACCGAAACCATCAAGAACCTGTACGACGGCGTGCCGCTGTCGCAGGTTTACGACTCGGCGATCCTCGCCTCGCGTACGCTCATCGAGAAGGAGCCGGCGTACAGCCAGGTCACCGCTCGTATCCTGATGCACACGATCCGCCGCGAGATTCTCGGCGAGGAAGTGCTGCAGGGCGACATGGCCGCGCGCTACATCGATTACTTCCCGCGCTTCATCAAGCAGGGTGTCGAGGCCGAGCTGCTCGACGAGCAACTGCTCTCGTACGACCTGGCCAAGCTGGCCGCCGCGCTCGACGCCAACCGCGACCTGCAATTCAACTACCTCGGCCTGCAGACGCTGTACGACCGTTACTTCCTGCACATCGACGGTCATCGCATCGAAATGCCGCAGGCGTTCTACATGCGTGTGGCCATGGGGCTGGCGCTGAACGAAGTCGAACGCGAAGCGCGTGCGATCGAGTTCTACCAGATCCTGTCGAGCTTCGATTTCATGAGCTCGACGCCCACGCTGTTCAACTCGGGCACGCGCCGCTCGCAGCTCTCGTCGTGCTACCTCACGACCGTCTCGGACGATCTGGAGGGCATTTACGAAGCGCTCAAGGAAAACGCGCTGCTCTCGAAGTTCGCCGGCGGTCTGGGCAACGACTGGACGCAGGTGCGCGCGCTCGGCTCGCACATCAAGGGCACGAACGGCAAGAGCCAGGGCGTGGTGCCGTTCCTGAAGGTGGTCAACGACACGGCCGTGGCCGTGAACCAGGGCGGCAAGCGCAAGGGCGCGGTGTGCGCCTATCTGGAAACGTGGCACCTGGACATCGAGGAATTCCTCGAGCTGCGCAAGAACACCGGCGACGACCGTCGTCGCACGCACGATATGAACACGGCGAACTGGATTCCCGATCTGTTCATGAAGCGCGTGATGGAAGGCGCCGAGTGGACGCTGTTCTCGCCGTCGACCTGCCCGGACCTGCACGACAAGTACGGCAAGGCCTTCGAGCAGGCGTACACCGCCTATGAAGAGAAGGCGGCGCGCGGCGAAATCAAGCTGTTCAAGAAGATTCCGGCGCAGGCGCTCTGGCGCAAGATGCTGGGCATGCTGTTCGAGACCGGCCATCCGTGGATCACGTTCAAGGATCCGTGCAACATCCGCTCGCCGCAGCAGCACGTGGGCGTGGTGCACTCGTCGAACCTGTGCACGGAAATCACGCTGAACACGAGCGAGACCGAAATCGCCGTGTGCAACCTCGGCTCGGTCAACCTCGTGGCTCACCTGAAGCAGACCGCCAACGGCTACGAGCTCGATCACGAGAAGTTGCAGCGCACCATTCGCGTGGCGATGCGCATGCTCGACAACGTGATCGACATCAACTACTACGCGGTGACGAAGGCGCGCAATTCGAATCTGCATCACCGTCCGGTGGGCATGGGCATCATGGGCTTCCAGGACTGCCTGCACCTGCTGCGCACGCCGTATGCGTCCAATGCCGCCGTCGAGTTCGCCGATCGTTCGATGGAAGCCGTGTGCTACTACGCCTACTGGGCGTCGACCGAGCTGGCCAAGGAGCGCGGCCAGTATTCGTCGTACAAGGGGTCGCTGTGGGATCGCGGCATCCTGCCGCAAGACTCGCTCAAGCTGCTGGCCGAAGAGCGCGGCGGCTACGTCGACGTCGACCTGTCGAGTTCGCTCGACTGGGACAGCCTGCGCAAGCACATCGCCGCGCACGGCATGCGCAACTCGAACTGCGTGGCCATCGCGCCGACGGCAACGATCTCGAACATCATCGGCGTGTCGGCCTGCATCGAACCGACGTTCCAGAACCTGTACGTGAAGTCGAACCTCTCGGGCGAATTCACGGTGGTCAACGAGTACCTGGTGCGTGACCTGAAGGCCCGCGGTCTGTGGGATGAAGTGATGGTCGCCGACCTGAAGTATTTCGATGGTTCGCTCTCGCGTATCGACCGTGTGCCGGCCGACCTGCGCGAGATCTATGCCACGGCGTTCGAAGTCGAGCCGAAGTGGCTGGTCGAGGCGGCGTCGCGTCGTCAGAAGTGGATCGATCAGGCCCAGTCGCTCAACATCTACATGGCCGGCGCTTCGGGCAAGAAGCTCGACGAGACGTACAAGCTGGCATGGACGCGCGGCCTGAAGACCACGTATTACCTCCGGACGATGGCCGCAACGCACGTCGAGAAGTCGACGGTGAGCCACGGTGCGCTGAACGCGGTGCCGAGCTCGGGTGGTATGTCGGGTGGTTTCTCGGCCGAACCGAGCGCGCCGCTCTCGCCGCTGGCCCAGCCGATGCCGGACGCCGAAGGCGCGGTCTGCACGATGCGCCCGGGCGACCCCGGCTTCGACGAGTGCGAAGCCTGCCAGTAAGCTGAGGCCTGCGCCTGGCGCACCGGGGCGGCGTGCACGTTGTCTCCCCGGTCGGAAAAAACCCCGTCGGCCCGCAAGGGCGACGGGGTTTTTTCTTGCCTTCGCCCGAGCGTCAGGCCAGATCGATGCGCATCGTCAGATCGAGTGTCTGGCCGTGCGCGATGACAACGTGATCGTGGTCGAACTCGCCCACGCGATGCGTGGACGGCTCCAGGCACAGGTAGGGGCGACCCGCCGGCGAGTGCACCACGAGCCACGGTGCGTCGCTGCTGCGCACCGTGGCCGAGCGCAGGCCGCCGGCGTAGTCGATGCGGGCATCGAAGCGCCCGGAACCGGAGGGCGCTTCGGCGAACCACGTCGAGCGGCCCTCCATGTTGAGCCCGCCGCCGACGGACACCACCTCGATGGCGCCCACGTGGATGCGTTGCTCGCTCGGCCATCTCACGTCTTCGGAGGGCGAATGCCAGACGGCCTCCGATTCGAACGTCAGCCGCGCGCCGGCCGGCCAGCGGAAGTAGGGATGCAGACCGAGCCCCCCCGGCATGGCGTCGGCGGACAGATTGGTGAGCGAGAGCTGCATGTCGACGCCCTGCGCGTCGAGCGTGACCGACAGGTACGCCTGATAGTGCCAGGGCCACTCGGGCTGGGCGGGGCAGTCGAGTTGCAGCACGCAGCAGTGGGGACTTTCGTCGACGACCTCCCACTCGCGGCGCAGCCCCCAGCCGTGCAGCGAACTCGACGCCGCCGGCTGCTCGCGAACGGTGATCGTGCGATCGCGCCAGTGCAGCCTGTCGTCGCGCAGCATATTGGTATACGGAAGCATCGGAAACGCGCCGGCCTTCGGCCACTCGTCCGACGGGAACGGGTCGTTGCCGAGCGGGACCAGGTAATCGAACAGATCGCCGCGCGTGTCGCGGCGCGCGAGCCGCGAGAGGCGGCCGCCGGCGCCCGGCTGTACCTCGGCAAGGAGCGCGCCGCTGGTCAGGCGAATCGGTTTGCCGGGGCTGAGGACGAGCGGTGTCGGGCCGGGTGATGGCGGCAAGGCGGAAGGTGAGTCGCTGGGTGTCGGCGGGATATTCGCCGGTCGGCCGTCGGGGCCTGCGGAAGTCATCGTCGGTATCTCCTTCGTCTGCGCGGTGAAGTCGCATGCGCCGCAATCTGTCGTGCCGGCTGTCCATGCGGTGGCGCTCGCTCACAAGGATACGCCAATGTCGCGCTGCGCCATTTCGACGCGTGCGAACCGCTGTCGCGCGACGGCGTTTCATGGCAAGATGCCGGTCCCGCGAGAATGCCCGGGGGGCACGAGGGGAAACCCGTCTAACACTAGGTATAGTGGTCGTTGTGCGGCACGGCACTATATGTAGTGTTGCGTGCTGGAATGAGTGACGTAATTGTGCTAAATTGGAGACGTTCAATTCGACGTCGGGAGGACATGATGTTGTTACCGCTCTCGCGTCGACGTTGTTGTTCAACATTGCGCATCAGCGCATCTGCACTACCCCCGAAACACGGCAATTTTTCCGGCGAACCCGATGGACGTCATGCACGTTACGCCACCGGCGACGAGTTGTCGGTCGCCGGATCGCAAATTTTTCGTCAGCCTTCGAACCCGAACGGCTGATCTGTCACTTCGGCGGTGCACGTTAGCGCGTGTATCGCATCAACCTGAACGGACTGAGACCCTATGCTGAACTGGGAAGAAGACACCACTGCCAAATCGCCGGCTCCGGCCGCCGCTCCGAGTCCGGCCGCTGCGCCTGCGTCGAACATCCTCGGCACCCAGGGGGATACCCCGAGTGTGATCGCCTCGCAGTCGACGCGTCGCGTGAGCGCCTCGGACAAGCGCGTGATCAACGGCACGACGGACGTGAACCAGCTGGTGCCGTTCAAGTACAAGTGGGCCTGGGAGAAGTATCTCGCCGGCTGCGCGAACCACTGGATGCCGCAGGAAATCAACATGTCGCGCGACATCGCCCTGTGGAAGGACCCGAACGGTCTGACCGAGGACGAGCGCCGCATCATCAAGCGCAACCTCGGCTTCTTCGTGACGGCCGACTCGCTCGCCGCGAACAACATCGTGCTGGGCACCTATCGCCACATCACCGCGCCGGAGTGCCGCCAGTTCCTGCTGCGCCAGGCGTTCGAAGAGGCCATCCACACGCACGCGTATCAGTACATCGTCGAGAGCCTGGGCCTGGACGAAGGCGAGATCTTCAACGCCTATCATGAAGTGCCGTCGATTCGCGACAAGGACGAGTTCCTGCTGCCGTTCATCGAGGTGGTCGCCGATCCGTCGTTCCAGACGGGCACGCAGGAAGCCGACCAGAAGCTGCTGCGCTCGCTGATCGTCTTCGCCTGCATCATGGAAGGCCTGTTCTTCTACGTCGGCTTCACGCAGATCCTCGCACTGGGTCGCCAGAACAAGATGACCGGCGCCGCGGAGCAGTATCAGTACATCCTGCGCGACGAGTCGATGCACTGCAACTTCGGCATCGACCTGATCAACCAGGTGAAGCTGGAAAACCCGAACCTGTGGACGCCGGAGTTCCGCGAGGAGATCCGCGAGCTGTTCAAGAAGGCCGTCGAGCTCGAGTATCGCTATGCCGAAGACACGATGCCGCGCGGCGTGCTTGGTCTGAATGCGGGCATGTTCAAGAGCTATCTGCGCTTCATCGCGAACCGTCGCTGCGCACAAATCGGTCTCGAGGCACTCTTCCCGAACGAAGAAAATCCGTTCCCGTGGATGAGTGAGATGATCGATCTGAAGAAGGAGCGCAACTTCTTCGAGACGCGAGTGATCGAGTACCAGACCGGTGGCGCGCTGAGCTGGGACTGAGTGGTTGCAGTGAAATGGGTGCTCGCTGGAACGCGAGCATCCATGCGGGTTTCGAGAGAGTGGTGTGTGCGTGTCGCGCACGCGTGACCGGCAGCAAGAGAAGCAAAAGAGAACGTGCAGGTCACGCACATCATCCTCTCACCCACGTCGCTCGCGTCGCTGTCGTCGAGCTTCGCATGCGCTTCATGTGCATCGACACACCGGCGCGATGTGCATCAAATACAACAGATTGACTTCTTCGGTGCGAATGATGTGCGCTTTTTTA belongs to Pandoraea pnomenusa and includes:
- a CDS encoding aldose epimerase family protein, whose protein sequence is MTSAGPDGRPANIPPTPSDSPSALPPSPGPTPLVLSPGKPIRLTSGALLAEVQPGAGGRLSRLARRDTRGDLFDYLVPLGNDPFPSDEWPKAGAFPMLPYTNMLRDDRLHWRDRTITVREQPAASSSLHGWGLRREWEVVDESPHCCVLQLDCPAQPEWPWHYQAYLSVTLDAQGVDMQLSLTNLSADAMPGGLGLHPYFRWPAGARLTFESEAVWHSPSEDVRWPSEQRIHVGAIEVVSVGGGLNMEGRSTWFAEAPSGSGRFDARIDYAGGLRSATVRSSDAPWLVVHSPAGRPYLCLEPSTHRVGEFDHDHVVIAHGQTLDLTMRIDLA
- the ampD gene encoding 1,6-anhydro-N-acetylmuramyl-L-alanine amidase AmpD, producing MNAPRDLPVLTLDAGGWVVEAERLPSPNFDTRPPGMLTDLLVVHNISLPPGQFGGGEIAAFFQNRLDHDAHPFFDEIRGVHVSSHFLVRRDGALQQFVSCNARAWHAGASAFEGRTRCNDFSIGVELEGTDDLPFTEAQYVTLAALTRVLREHYPIQAVAGHADIAPGRKTDPGPHFEWRRLREMADLAPEALPFQATD
- a CDS encoding ribonucleotide-diphosphate reductase subunit beta: MLNWEEDTTAKSPAPAAAPSPAAAPASNILGTQGDTPSVIASQSTRRVSASDKRVINGTTDVNQLVPFKYKWAWEKYLAGCANHWMPQEINMSRDIALWKDPNGLTEDERRIIKRNLGFFVTADSLAANNIVLGTYRHITAPECRQFLLRQAFEEAIHTHAYQYIVESLGLDEGEIFNAYHEVPSIRDKDEFLLPFIEVVADPSFQTGTQEADQKLLRSLIVFACIMEGLFFYVGFTQILALGRQNKMTGAAEQYQYILRDESMHCNFGIDLINQVKLENPNLWTPEFREEIRELFKKAVELEYRYAEDTMPRGVLGLNAGMFKSYLRFIANRRCAQIGLEALFPNEENPFPWMSEMIDLKKERNFFETRVIEYQTGGALSWD
- a CDS encoding DUF1269 domain-containing protein; this translates as MRRRMYFLLPDLASAQRTMSDLLLARIEERHIHFMARDEMDLEGLHEANLLQTSDIVHGAEAGLVIGGFCGLAVGAVAAFFPIVGTRPQWELMIVTAPLGALFGAWVSSMIGVSVPNSRLKTFREPLERGMILLMVDVRDSRVDEIRDMLKAHHPEAHMEGVEAAIPAFP
- a CDS encoding PP0621 family protein produces the protein MRNILLLLLLLIAGTWWMRNNERKRNARDARMRASSPNGAGAPPRQSLPPAERMVRCSECDTYLPESDAVSGADGKHFCSGAHRDAYLAREHRV
- a CDS encoding ribonucleoside-diphosphate reductase subunit alpha, which encodes MQTNENLTRPNPTPAATTGTGPGASAPQTTGAFEPATNADFKVIRRNGAVVGFEPSKIAIAVTKAFLAVNGGQGAASARVRELVEQLTQNVVRALMRSRPNGGTFHIEDIQDQVELALMREGEHNVARAYVLYREKRAQERAHAVEAAPEAAAPDMPVLHVTDNGVSRPLDMAALRGVVQAACENLGNEVDAEPILTETIKNLYDGVPLSQVYDSAILASRTLIEKEPAYSQVTARILMHTIRREILGEEVLQGDMAARYIDYFPRFIKQGVEAELLDEQLLSYDLAKLAAALDANRDLQFNYLGLQTLYDRYFLHIDGHRIEMPQAFYMRVAMGLALNEVEREARAIEFYQILSSFDFMSSTPTLFNSGTRRSQLSSCYLTTVSDDLEGIYEALKENALLSKFAGGLGNDWTQVRALGSHIKGTNGKSQGVVPFLKVVNDTAVAVNQGGKRKGAVCAYLETWHLDIEEFLELRKNTGDDRRRTHDMNTANWIPDLFMKRVMEGAEWTLFSPSTCPDLHDKYGKAFEQAYTAYEEKAARGEIKLFKKIPAQALWRKMLGMLFETGHPWITFKDPCNIRSPQQHVGVVHSSNLCTEITLNTSETEIAVCNLGSVNLVAHLKQTANGYELDHEKLQRTIRVAMRMLDNVIDINYYAVTKARNSNLHHRPVGMGIMGFQDCLHLLRTPYASNAAVEFADRSMEAVCYYAYWASTELAKERGQYSSYKGSLWDRGILPQDSLKLLAEERGGYVDVDLSSSLDWDSLRKHIAAHGMRNSNCVAIAPTATISNIIGVSACIEPTFQNLYVKSNLSGEFTVVNEYLVRDLKARGLWDEVMVADLKYFDGSLSRIDRVPADLREIYATAFEVEPKWLVEAASRRQKWIDQAQSLNIYMAGASGKKLDETYKLAWTRGLKTTYYLRTMAATHVEKSTVSHGALNAVPSSGGMSGGFSAEPSAPLSPLAQPMPDAEGAVCTMRPGDPGFDECEACQ
- a CDS encoding cytochrome C assembly family protein, with amino-acid sequence MTILLYALTAILYAGLAVCSWQGYRRDAALALAGGEVAPAPVTGTASRWPMQLSLFAVLVLHGVLLHQTIFRADSMHFGFAYMLSAMLWLSVGIYWIESFFFPLDSLRLMVTPVAAVACLLPMIFPDVRILGFAAEPIFKAHFIIANMAYGLFALAALHALLMIYAERQLHPSRSGEATGWLSRWLETLPPLLTMEKLLFRLIGAGFVLLTLTLVSGVMFSEALFGRAVRIDHKTVFAVVSWLMFGAVLLGRHFYGWRGKVALRWVLASFVALLLAYVGSRFVLEVVLHRMTET
- the ffh gene encoding signal recognition particle protein, with the protein product MLDNLTTRLAKVVKTLRGEARLTEANTQEMLREVRLALLEADVALPVVRDFIAKVKEKALGEEVLSSLSPGQALVGVVQRELTALMGGDYEGRAAELNLATTPPAIILMAGLQGAGKTTTVGKLAKLLRGQKKKVLTVSTDVYRPAAIAQLETVTQQVDADFFPSQPDQKPVDIARAAVDWARRHHHDVLLVDTAGRLGIDEAMMQEISALHAELKPIETLFVVDAMLGQDAVNTARAFNDALPLTGVVLTKLDGDSRGGAALSVRHITGKPIKFVGVGEKLDGLEVFYPDRMANRILGMGDILALVEEAQRGVDVQAAQKLADKVKKGGDFDLNDFKAQIGQMKKMGGLSSLMDKLPAQFQAAASQTNMDQAEKQVRRMEGIINSMTPAERAKPELIKASRKRRIAAGAGVQVQEVNRMLNQYDQMRTMMKKLKGGGMMKMMRSMKGMMPGMR